From one Acidibrevibacterium fodinaquatile genomic stretch:
- a CDS encoding response regulator: MRARASLERRRAGVSEDNHILIVDDDVRLRALLSRFLSERGFRVTVAETAAEARDRLRFMQPDLIVLDVMMSGESGIALITRLRKEGLTTPVLLLTARGAPEDRIAGFEAGADDYLPKPFAPDELVLRIRAILRRAAAPAPPPGPVPLGSAVFDPERGELRGPDGIRRLTGGELALLTALAQRPGAVLSREEIAAALAMDDTSERAIDVQVTRLRRKIEADPREPRFLHTVRGRGYVLKPGP; encoded by the coding sequence ATGCGGGCGCGGGCAAGCCTTGAGCGGAGGCGAGCTGGGGTGAGCGAGGATAATCACATCCTGATCGTCGATGACGATGTTCGGCTGCGCGCTCTCCTGTCACGATTCTTGAGCGAGCGCGGCTTTCGTGTCACCGTTGCCGAAACCGCCGCCGAAGCGCGCGACCGCTTACGCTTCATGCAGCCCGATCTGATCGTGCTCGATGTCATGATGTCGGGCGAGTCGGGGATCGCGTTGATCACCCGCTTGCGGAAGGAGGGTCTCACAACGCCCGTGCTTCTCCTCACCGCCCGCGGCGCGCCGGAGGACCGTATCGCCGGCTTCGAGGCCGGCGCCGATGATTATCTGCCCAAGCCCTTCGCCCCCGACGAATTGGTGCTCAGGATTCGCGCGATCCTCCGCCGCGCCGCGGCGCCCGCGCCGCCACCGGGGCCGGTGCCCCTCGGCAGCGCCGTTTTCGATCCCGAACGCGGCGAATTGCGCGGCCCCGACGGGATCCGGCGCCTCACTGGCGGCGAACTCGCCCTCCTCACCGCCCTCGCCCAACGTCCCGGCGCCGTCCTGTCACGGGAAGAAATCGCCGCCGCCCTCGCCATGGACGATACCAGCGAACGCGCGATCGACGTCCAGGTGACACGGCTGCGGCGCAAGATCGAGGCCGACCCGCGTGAGCCGCGCTTTCTCCATACCGTGCGCGGCCGTGGCTATGTGCTGAAACCCGGGCCGTGA